The Pantoea sp. At-9b genome includes a window with the following:
- a CDS encoding LysR family transcriptional regulator, with protein MAKERALTLEALRVMDAIDRRGSFAAAADELGRVPSALSYTMQKLEEELDVVLFDRSGHRTKFTNVGRMLLERGRVLLEAADKLTTDAEALARGWETHLTIVTEALVPTEHLFPLVTKLADKANTQISLVTEVLAGAWERLEQGRADIVIAPDMHFRASTEINTRKLYSMMSVYVASPDHPIHQEAEPQSEVTRVKYRGIAVADTARERPVLTVQLLDKQQRLTVSSMEDKRKALLAGLGVATMPYSLVEQDIAEGRLRVVSAEYTREVDIIMAWRRDSMGEAKAWCLREIPRLLAKKG; from the coding sequence ATGGCAAAAGAGCGCGCGTTAACCCTGGAAGCCTTACGTGTGATGGATGCTATTGACCGGCGCGGCAGCTTTGCCGCTGCGGCCGACGAGCTGGGACGTGTACCTTCCGCATTGAGCTACACCATGCAGAAGCTGGAGGAGGAGCTGGATGTGGTGCTGTTTGACCGTTCCGGCCACCGCACCAAATTCACCAATGTGGGCCGCATGCTGCTGGAGCGCGGGCGTGTGTTGCTGGAGGCCGCCGACAAACTCACCACCGATGCCGAAGCGCTGGCTCGTGGTTGGGAGACGCATCTCACCATCGTTACCGAGGCGCTGGTGCCGACCGAACACCTGTTCCCGCTGGTGACCAAACTGGCGGATAAAGCCAATACGCAGATTTCCCTGGTGACCGAAGTGCTGGCCGGTGCCTGGGAACGTCTGGAGCAAGGACGTGCCGATATCGTCATTGCGCCGGATATGCACTTCCGCGCTTCAACTGAAATCAACACCCGCAAGCTGTACAGCATGATGAGCGTGTACGTCGCCAGCCCTGATCATCCGATTCATCAGGAAGCGGAGCCACAGTCTGAAGTGACGCGTGTGAAGTATCGCGGCATTGCCGTGGCCGACACCGCCCGCGAGCGTCCAGTGTTGACCGTGCAGTTGCTGGATAAACAGCAGCGCCTGACGGTGAGTAGCATGGAGGACAAACGTAAAGCGCTGCTGGCCGGGCTTGGCGTAGCCACCATGCCTTACTCACTGGTGGAGCAGGATATCGCTGAAGGGCGTCTGCGCGTGGTGAGTGCCGAATATACCCGTGAAGTGGATATCATTATGGCGTGGCGGCGCGACAGCATGGGCGAAGCGAAAGCCTGGTGCCTGCGCGAGATCCCACGTCTGCTGGCGAAAAAAGGCTAA
- a CDS encoding transcription antiterminator produces the protein MRFPNQRLAQLFAALQNETLPQDELARRFSVSTRTVRTDITALNALLAQHGAQFVLARGEGYQLKVEDALRFGQLQTQTAAPLRVPRTSQERVRYLLSRFLTAAYSLKLEDLSEEWFVSRATLQSDMAEVREWLGRYHLNIETKPRYGMKLFGSEAAIRTCLTDLLWQIDQETPDSPLLTVETLHSGMLEQLQPLLQQCFTHHAIRLSDEGERYLQIYCAVAVRRISEGFPLNDPGAEDVGDEVREAAHQLVNLMRPLVGKPISQAEENWLRVNIAARQIQALAPSTINADDADALVDYLLNYINTHYNYRLQQDEQLRADLLTHIKTMITRVRYQIHIPNPLLSNIKQHYPMAYDMTLAAVTSWGKYTPYTISENEIGFLVLHIGVGLERHYDVGYQRHPRVLLVCDSGNSTLRMIEAMLLRKYPQLQVTGRLSQREYEAIDVIDEDFVISTARLREKNSPVVVMSPFPTEFQLEQLGKLVLVDRTRPYMLEKYFDAQHFLVIDQPMTQSALFRQLCDQLQHEGYVEADFYPSVEEREAIVSTLLGEGIALPHSLGLLAKKTVVYTVLAPHGISWGEETASVIFLLAISKSEYEEAMAIYDLFVTFLRERATTRLRDCGDFTSFKAVAMDCLSRL, from the coding sequence GTGAGATTTCCCAACCAGCGTCTGGCCCAACTTTTCGCTGCGCTGCAAAATGAAACGCTGCCGCAAGATGAGCTGGCACGGCGTTTTTCCGTGTCGACCCGCACGGTGCGCACCGATATCACGGCGCTCAATGCGCTGCTGGCGCAGCATGGCGCGCAGTTCGTGTTGGCGCGTGGCGAGGGTTATCAACTGAAGGTGGAGGACGCGCTGCGTTTTGGCCAACTCCAGACACAGACCGCAGCACCGTTGCGCGTGCCACGCACTTCGCAGGAACGGGTGCGTTATCTGCTCAGTCGTTTTCTCACCGCAGCCTATTCGCTCAAACTGGAAGATTTGTCAGAGGAGTGGTTTGTCAGCCGCGCGACCCTGCAAAGCGATATGGCTGAGGTGCGTGAATGGCTCGGGCGCTATCACCTGAATATTGAAACCAAACCGCGTTACGGTATGAAGCTGTTCGGCAGCGAAGCGGCGATCCGTACCTGCCTGACCGATTTGTTGTGGCAAATTGATCAGGAAACGCCGGATAGCCCGCTGTTGACGGTAGAAACCTTACACAGCGGGATGCTGGAGCAGCTGCAACCGCTGCTCCAGCAATGTTTCACGCATCACGCCATCCGCCTCAGCGATGAAGGTGAGCGCTATCTGCAAATCTATTGCGCGGTGGCGGTACGGCGTATCAGCGAGGGGTTTCCCCTCAACGATCCTGGCGCGGAAGATGTGGGTGATGAAGTGCGCGAAGCCGCGCATCAGTTGGTGAACCTGATGCGGCCGCTGGTGGGCAAACCGATTTCCCAGGCGGAAGAGAACTGGCTGCGCGTTAACATCGCGGCCCGCCAGATTCAGGCGCTGGCTCCCAGCACCATCAATGCCGATGATGCGGACGCGCTGGTGGATTACCTGCTGAATTACATCAACACCCACTACAACTACCGTCTGCAACAGGATGAGCAACTGCGCGCTGATTTGCTCACCCATATCAAAACCATGATTACCCGGGTGCGTTACCAGATCCATATCCCCAATCCGCTGTTGAGTAATATCAAGCAGCATTACCCGATGGCCTATGACATGACCCTGGCGGCGGTTACCAGTTGGGGAAAATATACGCCATACACCATCAGTGAAAACGAAATCGGTTTCCTGGTACTGCATATTGGTGTGGGCCTGGAGCGTCATTATGACGTGGGTTATCAGCGTCACCCACGGGTGCTGCTGGTGTGCGATAGCGGTAATTCTACGTTGCGTATGATCGAGGCGATGTTGCTGCGTAAATACCCTCAATTGCAGGTAACGGGACGCCTGTCGCAGCGTGAGTATGAAGCAATCGACGTTATCGACGAGGATTTTGTTATCTCCACCGCCCGGTTGCGCGAGAAAAACAGCCCGGTGGTGGTGATGTCGCCATTCCCAACAGAATTCCAGCTGGAGCAGCTTGGCAAGCTGGTGCTGGTGGATCGGACCCGGCCTTATATGCTGGAAAAATACTTCGATGCGCAGCATTTCCTGGTGATTGACCAGCCGATGACGCAATCGGCGCTGTTCCGCCAACTGTGTGACCAGCTACAGCACGAAGGCTATGTGGAAGCGGATTTTTATCCGTCGGTTGAGGAACGCGAAGCGATTGTCAGCACTCTGTTGGGGGAAGGCATTGCGCTACCGCACTCGCTGGGGCTGCTGGCGAAGAAAACCGTGGTCTACACCGTGTTAGCCCCGCATGGCATTAGCTGGGGCGAGGAAACTGCGTCGGTGATTTTTCTGCTGGCCATCAGCAAAAGCGAATACGAAGAGGCGATGGCGATCTATGACCTGTTCGTGACTTTCCTGCGCGAACGCGCCACCACCAGACTGCGTGACTGTGGTGATTTCACCAGCTTCAAAGCGGTGGCGATGGATTGCCTCAGTCGCCTGTAG
- a CDS encoding KDGP aldolase family protein: MTLTPKFYQGRLCLNVLAGSKQNARDIWEAADGYVLVGVLSKNYASTEAAIADMREYAALIDNAISVGLGAGDPNQSAMVSEIAAELQPQHVNQVFTGVATSRALLGQHDTVVNGLISPTGTPGLVKISTGPLSAQGPDAIVPIDSAIRLLQDMGGSSVKYFPMGGLKAVAEYRAVAEACARHNFWLEPTGGIDLDNVEEIVRIALEAGVSKVIPHVYSSIIDSATGDTRIEDVRQLLATCKKLL; the protein is encoded by the coding sequence ATGACGCTGACACCGAAATTTTATCAGGGCCGTCTGTGCCTCAATGTGCTGGCGGGTTCTAAACAGAACGCGCGTGATATCTGGGAAGCGGCGGACGGTTATGTGCTGGTGGGCGTGTTGTCAAAAAACTACGCCAGCACCGAGGCGGCGATTGCCGACATGCGCGAGTACGCGGCGCTGATTGATAATGCAATTTCTGTCGGGCTGGGTGCCGGCGATCCCAATCAATCGGCGATGGTGAGTGAGATTGCGGCTGAGCTGCAACCACAACACGTTAACCAGGTGTTCACGGGCGTTGCCACCAGCCGCGCGTTACTCGGCCAGCACGACACCGTGGTGAACGGTCTGATTTCCCCCACCGGTACGCCGGGCCTGGTCAAAATCTCCACCGGACCGCTGAGTGCGCAAGGGCCGGATGCCATCGTGCCGATCGACAGTGCCATCCGCTTGTTGCAGGACATGGGCGGCAGTTCGGTGAAATATTTCCCGATGGGCGGGCTGAAAGCGGTGGCGGAGTATCGCGCGGTGGCGGAAGCCTGTGCACGTCACAACTTCTGGCTGGAACCAACCGGCGGCATTGATCTCGACAACGTTGAAGAGATTGTGCGTATTGCGCTGGAGGCGGGCGTCAGTAAAGTGATTCCGCACGTCTATAGTTCGATTATCGACAGTGCAACTGGCGACACACGCATTGAAGACGTGCGTCAGCTGCTGGCAACGTGCAAAAAGTTGTTGTGA
- a CDS encoding DgaE family pyridoxal phosphate-dependent ammonia lyase, with translation MSSIYEKYDLKQVINASGRMTILGVSTPAADVVDTVKYGLNHYFEMKDLVDKTGAYIARLLEVENAVVVSCASAGIAQSVAAVIVKDNAWLLENLHAAPLSVPHDIVVPKGHNVNFGAPVGTMVALGGGRLVEAGYSNECSAEQLAAAITPTTAALLYIKSHHCVQKSHLSVEQAAVVARKHGIPLIVDAAAEEDLQCYYQMGADLVIYSGAKAIEGPTSGLVIGRSHYVEWVKRQSNGIGRAMKVGKEGILGLTQAIENYLSQEKTTGAEMVEKMTPFITNLNTLNGVSARVVWDAAGRDIARAEIKFDETQTGWATGELVQALKTGDIAIYFRGYKANEGIIEADVRSVSADQLHTIFTAIQGLLNGETRA, from the coding sequence ATGTCTTCGATTTATGAAAAATATGACCTGAAGCAGGTCATCAACGCCTCTGGCCGCATGACCATTCTCGGCGTGTCGACACCGGCAGCGGATGTGGTGGATACCGTAAAATACGGCCTCAACCACTACTTTGAGATGAAAGATCTGGTGGATAAAACCGGTGCGTATATCGCCCGGTTGCTTGAGGTAGAAAACGCGGTGGTGGTCTCCTGTGCCTCGGCCGGTATCGCCCAGAGCGTAGCAGCGGTGATCGTCAAAGATAATGCCTGGCTGCTGGAAAACCTGCATGCCGCCCCCCTCAGTGTGCCGCACGATATCGTGGTACCGAAGGGGCATAACGTCAATTTTGGCGCACCGGTTGGTACCATGGTGGCGTTGGGCGGTGGACGCCTGGTGGAAGCAGGCTACAGCAACGAATGTTCGGCAGAACAGCTGGCAGCGGCGATTACGCCGACCACTGCCGCGTTGCTGTACATCAAATCTCACCATTGCGTGCAGAAAAGCCACCTCAGCGTCGAACAGGCGGCGGTGGTGGCACGTAAGCATGGTATCCCGTTGATTGTCGATGCCGCTGCCGAAGAGGATTTGCAGTGCTATTACCAGATGGGCGCTGACCTGGTGATCTACAGCGGGGCGAAGGCGATTGAGGGGCCAACCAGTGGACTGGTGATTGGCCGTTCACACTATGTTGAGTGGGTGAAGCGCCAGAGCAACGGCATTGGCCGTGCGATGAAGGTGGGCAAAGAAGGCATTCTGGGGCTGACGCAGGCGATTGAAAACTATCTGTCGCAGGAGAAAACCACCGGCGCAGAGATGGTAGAAAAAATGACGCCGTTTATCACCAACCTCAACACCCTGAACGGTGTGAGCGCGCGTGTCGTGTGGGATGCTGCCGGACGTGACATCGCGCGTGCCGAAATCAAGTTCGACGAGACGCAAACCGGCTGGGCCACTGGCGAGTTGGTGCAGGCACTGAAAACCGGGGATATCGCTATCTACTTCCGTGGCTACAAAGCCAATGAAGGGATTATCGAAGCTGATGTACGCAGCGTCAGTGCCGATCAGCTGCATACCATTTTTACCGCTATTCAGGGATTGCTCAACGGGGAGACACGCGCATGA
- a CDS encoding amidohydrolase/deacetylase family metallohydrolase, with protein sequence MFDVILRRARLCDGQLVDIAWQDGKIAALGAVSGQTAREHDLAGRFYVSAGWIDSHVHCYPKSPIYHDDADAIGVAQGVTTVVDAGSTGADDIDDFYQLTRQVTTDVRALINIARTGIVTQNELADMAQIDGEAVVQAIQRRPDFIVGLKARMSSSVVGENGIQPLIRAKAIQQAAGNLPLMVHIGNNPPVLEEIADLLTSGDIITHCYNGKPNRILTPQGELKAAVKNAIARGVRLDIGHGSASFSFEVARQAIAQGILPDTISSDIYCRNRLNGPVHSLAHVMSKFFSMGMTLPQVIDCVTRNAATGLRLKNKGCLAVGYDADLTIFTVKEEARPFVDAEGEQVLGEQHLVPLAAVVAGQWHLTDEGKANHVFDL encoded by the coding sequence ATGTTTGATGTCATTCTCCGTCGTGCGCGTCTGTGCGACGGGCAACTGGTGGATATCGCGTGGCAGGACGGCAAAATCGCTGCGCTGGGCGCGGTAAGCGGCCAGACCGCCAGGGAGCACGACCTGGCCGGACGCTTTTACGTCAGCGCAGGCTGGATCGACAGCCACGTTCACTGTTACCCAAAATCGCCAATTTATCATGACGATGCGGATGCCATCGGCGTCGCGCAAGGCGTTACCACGGTGGTGGATGCTGGCAGTACGGGGGCTGATGATATTGACGATTTTTATCAGCTGACGCGCCAGGTCACCACCGACGTTCGTGCGCTGATCAACATCGCCCGCACCGGTATTGTCACGCAGAACGAACTGGCCGATATGGCGCAGATCGACGGCGAGGCAGTGGTACAGGCCATTCAACGCCGTCCCGACTTTATCGTCGGCCTCAAAGCGCGTATGAGCAGCAGTGTGGTGGGTGAAAACGGTATCCAACCGTTAATCCGTGCCAAAGCCATCCAGCAGGCGGCCGGTAATCTGCCGCTGATGGTGCACATCGGCAACAATCCGCCGGTACTGGAGGAGATCGCTGATCTGCTGACCTCCGGCGACATCATCACGCATTGCTACAACGGCAAACCCAACCGCATCCTGACGCCACAGGGCGAGCTGAAAGCGGCGGTGAAAAACGCGATCGCGCGCGGCGTGCGGCTGGATATCGGACACGGCAGCGCCAGCTTCAGCTTTGAAGTGGCGCGCCAGGCGATTGCCCAGGGCATTCTGCCGGACACCATCAGTTCTGATATTTACTGCCGCAACCGTCTCAATGGCCCGGTGCACAGCCTGGCGCATGTGATGTCGAAATTCTTCAGCATGGGTATGACGCTGCCGCAGGTGATCGACTGCGTTACACGTAACGCTGCTACCGGTCTGCGACTGAAAAACAAAGGTTGCCTGGCAGTCGGTTACGACGCCGACCTGACCATTTTTACCGTCAAAGAGGAAGCCCGCCCGTTTGTCGATGCTGAAGGCGAACAGGTGCTGGGTGAGCAACATCTGGTGCCGCTGGCCGCCGTGGTGGCAGGCCAGTGGCATCTGACTGATGAAGGGAAAGCCAATCATGTCTTCGATTTATGA
- a CDS encoding DUF4310 family protein — protein MNENKGFWYADWSFPIFVGLLSAGVFAGTHMYYLYGIGAFNEVAFVSMLRSGMETGVYGAVAAFGASFLFARIIEGSLVGILDIGGAIQTGVGLGVPALLLGAGIVFPVANFAASLATGLVIGVAIGYIIILARKFTINQSDSTYGADVMMGAGNASGRFLGPLIILSAMTASIPIGLGSLVGSLLFYLWNKPITGGAILGAMVLGAIFPISL, from the coding sequence ATGAACGAAAACAAAGGGTTCTGGTACGCCGACTGGTCTTTCCCGATTTTTGTCGGCCTGCTCTCCGCCGGGGTATTTGCCGGTACGCATATGTACTACCTGTACGGCATTGGTGCTTTTAACGAAGTGGCGTTTGTCTCGATGCTGCGTTCCGGCATGGAAACCGGTGTCTACGGTGCCGTCGCGGCGTTCGGTGCCAGCTTCCTGTTTGCCCGTATCATCGAAGGTTCGCTGGTGGGGATTCTCGATATCGGCGGGGCGATTCAGACCGGGGTCGGTCTTGGGGTTCCGGCGCTGCTGCTGGGCGCGGGCATTGTCTTCCCGGTAGCGAACTTCGCCGCCTCGCTGGCGACCGGTCTGGTGATTGGTGTGGCGATTGGCTACATCATCATCCTGGCGCGTAAGTTCACCATCAATCAGAGCGACTCCACCTACGGTGCTGACGTGATGATGGGGGCAGGTAACGCTTCGGGCCGCTTCCTCGGGCCGTTGATCATCCTTTCGGCGATGACCGCTTCGATTCCTATTGGTCTCGGCTCGCTGGTGGGTTCCCTGTTGTTCTACCTGTGGAACAAGCCCATTACCGGCGGTGCGATTCTCGGTGCCATGGTGCTGGGCGCGATCTTCCCGATTTCTCTCTAA
- a CDS encoding DUF4311 domain-containing protein encodes MFLIILFKSLIIGGLVGVGVGAGAARMFHAPTTQGMGAFRTLGELNSCEGDPASHFSFGLGFFFNAWASSVAAGSFTQDVDHRILPNWGAAALMVKNRNVAETLHNPKKMAIACGIIGMIVVAFLNSTASAVPAALQVTAVKVLVPAANLLVNTVMPVIFWLAAIDAGKKSGFWATIFGGLAQLIMGNAVPGLVLGILIGKGVEESGWNKVTKVMMIAIVLLFVLSGFFRGFDMKLLQSFQLGIPGWLDMIHNSLSGK; translated from the coding sequence ATGTTTTTAATTATTTTGTTTAAGTCGTTAATCATTGGCGGGTTGGTAGGGGTTGGCGTTGGAGCAGGTGCGGCGCGCATGTTCCATGCTCCTACCACGCAGGGCATGGGCGCGTTCCGGACATTGGGCGAGCTTAATTCCTGTGAGGGCGATCCGGCATCGCACTTCTCCTTTGGTCTCGGCTTTTTCTTTAACGCCTGGGCTTCATCTGTTGCAGCAGGTTCTTTCACCCAGGATGTTGACCATCGCATTCTGCCCAACTGGGGCGCGGCGGCTCTGATGGTGAAAAACCGCAACGTGGCCGAAACACTACACAACCCGAAGAAGATGGCGATTGCCTGCGGCATCATCGGCATGATCGTCGTCGCCTTTTTGAATAGCACGGCTTCTGCTGTGCCAGCAGCGTTGCAGGTCACAGCGGTAAAAGTACTGGTACCGGCGGCTAACCTGCTGGTGAACACCGTCATGCCGGTGATCTTCTGGCTGGCCGCTATCGATGCCGGGAAAAAATCGGGCTTCTGGGCCACCATTTTTGGCGGTTTGGCTCAGCTGATTATGGGTAACGCCGTGCCGGGTCTGGTACTGGGCATCCTGATTGGTAAAGGCGTCGAGGAGAGCGGTTGGAACAAGGTCACCAAAGTGATGATGATCGCCATCGTGCTGCTATTCGTGCTGAGCGGCTTCTTCCGCGGCTTCGATATGAAACTGCTGCAATCCTTCCAACTGGGTATTCCGGGTTGGCTGGATATGATCCACAACAGCCTCAGCGGCAAATAA
- a CDS encoding DUF4312 family protein, whose protein sequence is MKQQYVTQVTVQGKGDSKAKAFADALSKVQQQVLRTTQKILLRIEPQDVRVLRAQERVKTEKFLFFFLARERRNYSVELEITVSVTVIDTEQVEFTAAP, encoded by the coding sequence ATGAAACAACAATACGTGACTCAGGTAACGGTACAGGGCAAAGGTGACAGCAAAGCCAAAGCCTTTGCCGATGCCCTGAGTAAGGTGCAGCAGCAGGTGCTGCGCACCACACAAAAGATTCTGCTGCGCATCGAACCCCAGGATGTTCGGGTGCTGCGCGCGCAGGAGCGCGTTAAGACAGAGAAATTTTTGTTCTTTTTCCTCGCGCGTGAGCGACGGAACTACAGCGTGGAGCTGGAGATCACCGTTAGCGTCACCGTGATCGATACCGAGCAGGTGGAATTCACGGCGGCACCTTAA
- a CDS encoding SFCGS family glycine-rich protein gives MNMVTVVIGDRLGKGQKVAAGVEKAGGRAVVVPGVAADMKLGDVMKAENADFGISFCGSGGAGAITAQNKYGYKSKHGMRSIDEGVTAINEGANVLGFGFMDKEELGERLVLAWKKKYGS, from the coding sequence TTGAACATGGTAACGGTAGTCATTGGCGATCGTCTGGGTAAAGGACAAAAAGTAGCGGCAGGCGTGGAAAAAGCCGGTGGCCGTGCGGTGGTGGTGCCAGGTGTGGCCGCAGATATGAAGCTGGGCGACGTGATGAAGGCGGAGAATGCGGATTTCGGCATCTCCTTCTGCGGCAGCGGCGGTGCAGGGGCGATTACCGCGCAGAACAAATATGGCTACAAATCGAAACACGGTATGCGTTCGATTGATGAAGGCGTCACCGCGATTAACGAAGGTGCCAATGTCCTCGGTTTTGGCTTTATGGATAAAGAAGAACTGGGGGAGCGGCTGGTACTGGCCTGGAAGAAAAAATACGGCAGCTAA
- a CDS encoding glycine dehydrogenase: MSSEAVPLKQSTPEAIQALADNVMMQIAALYAAHHIEPNAVQQQMLASHVRAMASRSLTGEALPEVEAELFEDISPETMALAQQVVDLFGNLPREEAWLLSVHIEVARTH, encoded by the coding sequence GTGAGTAGTGAAGCTGTTCCGCTGAAACAAAGCACGCCGGAAGCGATTCAGGCGCTGGCGGATAACGTGATGATGCAGATTGCCGCGCTGTATGCCGCGCACCACATCGAACCTAATGCGGTGCAGCAGCAGATGCTGGCCTCACATGTGCGGGCGATGGCCTCGCGCTCCCTGACCGGTGAAGCCTTACCGGAAGTGGAAGCGGAGTTGTTCGAGGATATTTCGCCCGAGACCATGGCGCTGGCGCAGCAGGTGGTGGATTTGTTCGGCAACCTGCCACGTGAAGAAGCGTGGCTGCTGTCGGTACACATTGAAGTAGCAAGAACTCATTAA
- the cybC gene encoding cytochrome b562, which yields MRKHMIAMLSLSLLFSSTSLFAADLKQDMHTLNDGLKTVKKTDDAQEMQTALGQMRQAAEDAKKSTPEKLAGQPADSAEMKDFHAGLDSLIAQIDVVDQLAKANKLDEAKTEAKKLDDIRSVNHKKFR from the coding sequence ATGCGTAAGCATATGATTGCAATGTTGTCTCTGTCGCTGTTGTTCTCCAGTACCAGCCTGTTTGCGGCTGATCTGAAGCAAGATATGCACACCCTGAATGATGGGCTGAAAACGGTGAAGAAAACCGACGATGCCCAGGAGATGCAAACCGCGCTTGGCCAGATGCGCCAGGCGGCGGAGGATGCGAAAAAATCTACCCCGGAAAAACTGGCAGGACAGCCTGCTGATAGCGCTGAAATGAAGGATTTTCACGCCGGACTGGATTCCCTGATTGCCCAGATTGATGTCGTCGATCAACTGGCGAAAGCCAACAAGTTGGATGAAGCCAAAACTGAGGCGAAGAAACTGGACGATATTCGTAGCGTTAACCATAAGAAATTCCGCTGA
- the pmbA gene encoding metalloprotease PmbA: protein MNVSTQVAEQRKVLEQAVAQALELAKASTDGAEVAVTKTTGIGVSTRYGEVENVEFNSDGALGITVYHQNRKGSASSTDLSPDAIKRTVQAAIDIARYTSTDPNAGPADRDLLAFEAPDLDLYHPWEIDADRAIELAAQAEQAALQADSRITNTEGGSFNSHVGIKVFGNSHGMLQSYCSSRHSLSSCVIAEQNGEMERDYAYTIGRDINDLQSADWVGAECARRVLSRLAPRKLSTMKAPVIFAPEVATGLFGHLVGAISGGSVYRKSTFLLDALGTQILPEWLTIEEKPHLLKGLASTPFDSEGVRTQARDIIKQGVLQNWLLTSYSARKLGLQSTGHAGGIHNWRIAGQGHSFEDLLKQMGRGLVVTELMGQGVSAITGDYSRGAAGYWVENGEIQYPVSEITIAGNLKDMWRNMVTVGNDIETRSNIQCGSVLLPEMKIAGQ, encoded by the coding sequence ATGAACGTATCTACTCAGGTTGCAGAACAACGTAAAGTGTTGGAACAGGCTGTCGCACAGGCGCTGGAACTGGCGAAAGCCAGCACGGATGGCGCGGAAGTGGCGGTCACCAAAACTACCGGGATTGGTGTCAGTACCCGCTACGGCGAAGTGGAAAACGTCGAATTTAACAGCGATGGCGCGCTCGGCATCACCGTTTATCATCAGAATCGTAAAGGCAGTGCGTCTTCTACCGACCTCAGCCCGGATGCCATCAAACGCACCGTGCAGGCGGCGATCGATATCGCACGCTACACCTCAACCGATCCCAATGCCGGTCCGGCCGATCGCGATCTGCTGGCGTTCGAGGCACCGGATCTCGATCTCTACCATCCGTGGGAGATCGATGCCGATCGCGCCATTGAACTGGCGGCGCAGGCAGAGCAGGCGGCGTTGCAAGCTGACTCGCGCATCACCAATACCGAAGGTGGCAGCTTTAACAGCCATGTCGGCATCAAAGTCTTTGGTAACAGCCACGGCATGTTGCAGAGTTACTGCTCCAGCCGTCATTCGCTCTCCAGCTGCGTGATTGCCGAGCAAAATGGTGAAATGGAGCGTGATTACGCCTACACCATTGGCCGTGATATCAACGACCTGCAAAGTGCCGACTGGGTCGGTGCCGAATGCGCCCGTCGCGTGTTGTCGCGCCTGGCCCCACGCAAACTCTCCACCATGAAAGCGCCGGTGATTTTCGCCCCTGAAGTTGCCACCGGCTTGTTTGGCCATCTGGTGGGCGCGATCAGCGGCGGCAGTGTCTACCGTAAATCCACTTTCCTGCTGGATGCGCTGGGCACGCAGATTCTGCCGGAGTGGCTGACCATCGAAGAGAAACCGCACCTGCTGAAGGGACTGGCTTCAACGCCGTTCGACAGCGAAGGGGTACGCACTCAGGCGCGTGACATCATCAAGCAGGGCGTGCTGCAAAACTGGCTGCTGACCAGCTATTCCGCGCGTAAACTCGGCCTGCAAAGCACCGGCCATGCAGGTGGCATCCACAACTGGCGTATTGCCGGTCAGGGCCACAGCTTTGAAGACTTGCTGAAGCAGATGGGGCGCGGTCTGGTGGTGACGGAGTTAATGGGGCAGGGCGTCAGCGCCATTACCGGCGACTACTCACGCGGTGCCGCCGGTTACTGGGTGGAGAACGGCGAAATTCAGTACCCGGTGAGCGAAATCACTATCGCGGGCAACCTGAAGGACATGTGGCGCAATATGGTCACGGTCGGCAACGATATTGAAACCCGCAGCAACATCCAGTGTGGATCGGTGCTGCTACCGGAGATGAAAATCGCCGGGCAATAA
- the yjgA gene encoding ribosome biogenesis factor YjgA, translated as MTKQPEDWLDDVPDNQEEEDEEIIWVSKSEIKRDAEELKRLGAELVELGKNSLDKIPLDEDLRAAIELAQRIKKEGRRRQLQLIGKMLRARDEDPIRQALDKLKNRHNQQVALFHKLENLRDRLIEQGDDVMAEVINLYPQADRQQLRSMIRNAQKEKASNKPPKSARQIFQYLRELAEAQ; from the coding sequence ATGACCAAGCAGCCCGAAGACTGGCTCGATGATGTGCCGGATAATCAGGAAGAAGAAGACGAAGAGATTATCTGGGTCAGTAAAAGCGAAATCAAACGCGATGCCGAGGAGCTGAAGCGCCTGGGTGCCGAGTTAGTTGAACTGGGGAAAAACTCCCTCGACAAGATTCCACTCGACGAAGATTTGCGTGCCGCCATTGAACTGGCGCAGCGCATCAAGAAAGAAGGCCGTCGCCGCCAGTTGCAGCTGATCGGCAAAATGCTGCGCGCACGCGATGAAGACCCGATTCGCCAGGCACTGGATAAGCTGAAAAACCGCCACAACCAGCAGGTTGCGTTGTTCCATAAACTGGAAAACTTACGCGATCGCCTGATTGAGCAGGGTGATGATGTGATGGCGGAGGTGATTAACCTCTATCCGCAGGCAGATCGCCAGCAACTGCGTAGCATGATCCGTAATGCGCAGAAAGAGAAAGCCAGCAACAAACCACCGAAATCTGCGCGCCAGATTTTCCAGTACTTGCGTGAACTGGCTGAGGCTCAATAA